The following proteins are encoded in a genomic region of Cervus elaphus chromosome 15, mCerEla1.1, whole genome shotgun sequence:
- the GLRX3 gene encoding glutaredoxin-3, protein MAAGAAEAAAAVVEVGSAGQFEELLRLRAKSLLVVHFWAPWAPQCAQMNDVMAELAKEHPQVSFVKLEAEAVPEVSEKYEINSVPTFLFFKNSQKIDRLDGAHAPELTKKVQRHASSGSFSPSGGEHPKEDLSLRLKKLTHAAPCMLFMKGTPQEPRCGFSKQMVEILNKHNIQFSSFDIFSDEEVRQGLKTYSNWPTYPQLYVSGELIGGLDIIKELEASKELDTICPKAPKLEERLKVLTNKASVMLFMKGNKQEAKCGFSRQILEILNSTGIEYETFDILEDEEVRQGLKAYSNWPTYPQLYVKGELVGGLDIVKELKENGELLPILKGEN, encoded by the exons ATGGCGGCGGGGGCGGCTGAGGCAGCGGCGGCCGTGGTGGAGGTCGGCTCAGCCGGGCAGTTTGAGGAGCTGCTGCGCCTCAGAGCCAA GTCCCTTCTTGTGGTCCATTTTTGGGCACCATGGGCTCCGCAGTGTGCTCAGATGAACGATGTGATGGCAGAACTCGCCAAAGAGCACCCACAAGTCTCGTTTGTGAAG ttggaAGCAGAAGCTGTTCCTGAagtatctgaaaaatatgaaattaattcTGTTCCCACCTTTCTGTTTTTCAAG AATTCTCAGAAAATCGACCGATTAGATGGTGCCCATGCCCCAGAGTTGACCAAAAAAGTTCAGCGACATGCGTCTAGCGGCTCCTTCTCACCAAGTGGTGGTGAGCACCCGAAGGAAGACCTCAGCCTGCGCCTGAAGAAGTTAACTCACGCTGCCCCCTGCATGCTGTTCATGAAGGGAACTCCTCAGGAGCCGCGCTGCG GTTTCAGCAAGCAGATGGTGGAAATTCTTAACAAACATAATATTCAGTTTAGCAGTTTTGATATCTTCTCAGATGAAGAAGTTCGTCAGGGCCTCAAAACCTATTCCAATTGGCCCACCTATCCCCAGCTCTATGTTTCTGGAGAGCTCATAGGAGGACTTGATATAATTAAG gAGCTAGAAGCATCTAAAGAACTAGATACGATTTGCCCCAAAGCCCCCAAGTTAGAGGAAAG GCTCAAAGTACTGACAAATAAAGCTTCTGTGATGCTCTTTATGAAAGGAAACAAACAG GAAGCTAAGTGTGGCTTCAGCAGACAGATTTTGGAAATACTAAATAGTACTGG GATTGAATATGAGACATTTGATATATTGGAAGATGAAGAA GTTCGGCAAGGATTAAAAGCTTACTCCAATTGGCCAACGTACCCTCAGCTGTATGTGAAGGGGGAGCTTGTCGGAGGACTGGACATTGTTAAG gaACTGAAAGAAAATGGGGAGTTGCTGCCTATactgaaaggagaaaattaa